The Carnobacterium mobile DSM 4848 genome includes a window with the following:
- a CDS encoding ABC transporter ATP-binding protein — MSLKVSHVTGGYSQIPVLKDVSFEVNDGELIGLIGLNGAGKSTIIKHIIGLMNPSKGEIKLDGQTLKENITAYRKKIGYIPETPILYEELTLREHIEITGMAYDIPADIAFSRAEKLLKKFRLEKKLDWFPANFSKGMKQKVMILCAFLIEPSLYIIDEPFVGLDPLGINALLELMNEMKRQGASILMSTHILATAERQCDRFVLLHEGVIRAEGTLEDLRAAFDMPLATLDEIYLQLTQEEDVQV, encoded by the coding sequence ATGAGTTTAAAAGTCTCGCATGTTACAGGAGGTTATAGTCAAATACCTGTTTTAAAAGATGTTTCTTTTGAAGTAAATGACGGAGAGCTGATTGGGTTAATTGGCCTTAATGGAGCAGGAAAAAGTACGATTATCAAACACATTATCGGCTTAATGAACCCATCTAAAGGAGAAATCAAACTAGATGGACAGACCCTAAAAGAAAACATTACTGCTTATCGAAAAAAAATCGGTTATATACCTGAAACACCTATTCTTTATGAAGAATTAACGTTACGGGAACACATTGAAATTACAGGAATGGCTTATGATATACCTGCAGATATTGCTTTTTCAAGGGCAGAGAAATTGCTGAAAAAATTTCGATTAGAAAAAAAGCTAGATTGGTTTCCAGCCAATTTTTCTAAAGGTATGAAACAAAAAGTTATGATTTTGTGTGCATTTTTGATTGAGCCCAGTCTATATATTATTGATGAACCTTTTGTTGGTCTAGACCCGCTAGGAATCAATGCATTATTGGAGTTGATGAATGAGATGAAACGCCAGGGAGCTTCTATACTAATGTCTACGCATATTTTAGCCACCGCCGAAAGACAATGCGACCGGTTTGTTTTGCTTCATGAAGGCGTCATTCGTGCTGAAGGGACTTTAGAAGATTTAAGAGCTGCCTTTGATATGCCGCTTGCTACATTAGATGAGATCTATCTTCAGTTGACTCAAGAAGAGGATGTTCAAGTATGA
- a CDS encoding YtxH domain-containing protein, with translation MAKEFLKGLIFGSLVGGAYTLLNTPRSGEQNREMLLDYIDDTTVLVDDVSKSVNDLKDAVSVLTNEGKALVEEFTEEVTESVEDFTYQAEPRMRRIQEQAEKLSKDVEDLSQEVTSQN, from the coding sequence ATGGCAAAAGAATTTTTAAAAGGACTTATTTTTGGTTCACTAGTGGGCGGAGCGTATACTTTATTGAATACCCCTCGTTCTGGTGAACAAAATAGAGAAATGCTACTAGATTATATTGATGATACTACTGTTTTAGTCGATGATGTATCAAAAAGCGTAAATGACTTAAAAGATGCTGTTTCAGTTCTTACAAACGAAGGCAAAGCTTTAGTAGAAGAGTTTACAGAAGAAGTCACTGAATCTGTAGAAGATTTTACTTACCAGGCGGAACCTCGGATGAGACGAATTCAAGAACAAGCTGAAAAATTATCTAAGGATGTCGAAGATCTAAGCCAAGAAGTAACTTCTCAAAACTAA
- a CDS encoding HIT family protein, translating into MTDCIFCKIINNEIPSRKVYEDEEVVAFLDLTQVTPGHTLVVPKKHVRDIFEYDEEMAASVFSRIPKIARAIEQSNPAITGMNIMSNNGSVAYQSVFHSHIHLLPRYTVRDDFSIMFGDHSEKYTAAELDAIAASIKEKMEG; encoded by the coding sequence GTGACAGATTGTATTTTTTGTAAAATTATCAATAATGAGATCCCAAGTCGTAAAGTTTATGAAGATGAAGAAGTTGTTGCCTTCCTTGATTTAACACAAGTAACGCCTGGACATACTTTAGTCGTTCCAAAAAAGCATGTAAGGGATATTTTTGAATATGATGAAGAAATGGCAGCATCTGTTTTTTCTCGTATTCCTAAAATCGCACGAGCCATTGAACAGTCTAACCCAGCAATTACGGGAATGAACATTATGAGCAACAATGGATCGGTAGCGTATCAGTCTGTTTTTCATAGTCACATTCATTTGTTACCGCGCTACACTGTGAGAGATGATTTTAGTATCATGTTTGGTGATCATTCAGAGAAATACACAGCTGCTGAATTAGATGCAATTGCTGCATCAATTAAAGAAAAAATGGAGGGATAA